The Euphorbia lathyris chromosome 3, ddEupLath1.1, whole genome shotgun sequence genome contains a region encoding:
- the LOC136222397 gene encoding probable sugar phosphate/phosphate translocator At1g48230, with product MIVNKPLVLTYLYLLIYVVLSSGVILYNKWVLSPKYFNFPYPITLTMIHMAFSGGVAFVIVRVFKVVTPVKMTFEIYATCVVPISAFFAASLWFGNTAYLFISVAFIQMLKALMPVATFFMAVLCGTDKARCDVFANMVLVSVGVVISSYGEIHFNVIGTLYQVTGIVAEALRLVLTQVLLQKKGLSLNPVTSLYYIAPCSFVFLFVPWYLLEKPEMEVSQVQFNFWIFFTNALAALALNFSIFLVIGRTGAVTIRVAGVLKDWILIALSTVIFPESTITGLNITGYAIALCGVVMYNYLKVKEQRASQLPEAIPERMTKDWKLEKKSSDIYSPSNSGDNGVGNGVGLSSDIKVDEEAPLIPSRLSHIGRSQLGNYSS from the exons ATGATCGTCAACAAGCCACTTGTCTTAACTTATTTATACCTTTTGATCTACGTTGTACTTTCATCGGGTGTAATATTGTATAACAAG TGGGTTCTTTCGCCAAAATATTTCAACTTTCCATATCCTATCACTCTTACGATGATCCATATGGCATTTTCAGGGGGAGTAGCCTTTGTTATTGTTCGTGTATTCAAG GTTGTAACCCCAGTCAAAATGACTTTTGAAAT ATATGCAACATGTGTAGTACCAATAAGTGCCTTCTTTGCAGCAAGTCTTTG GTTTGGTAACACAGCTTATTTATTCATTTCAGTTGCCTTCATTCAGATGCTTAAAGCTCTAA TGCCAGTGGCAACTTTTTTTATGGCTGTATTATGCGGCACTGATAAAGCAAGATGTGATGTGTTCGCAAACATGGTGCTGGTCAGTGTTGGAGTTGTCATCTCTTCATATGGGGAAATTCATTTTAATGTAATTGGCACACTTTACCAAGTTACTGGCATCGTTGCAGAAGCACTCAGGCTGGTTTTAACTCAGGTCCTTCTTCAGAAAAAAGGCTTGAGTCTAAATCCTGTCACTAGCTTGTATTACATAGCTCCATGCAG ttttgtttttctatttGTGCCTTGGTATTTATTGGAGAAGCCTGAGATGGAAGTTTCACAGGTTCAGTTCAACTTTTGGATCTTCTTCACCAATGCTCTTGCTGCGTTAGCCTTGAACTTCTCCATATTCTTAGTAATTGGTAGAACTGGAGCAGTTACCATAAGGGTTGCTGGTGTTCTAAAGGACTGGATACTGATTGCCCTTTCAACTGTCATATTTCCAGAGTCTACAATAACTGGGTTGAATATAACTGGTTATGCAATTG CTCTTTGTGGTGTTGTCATGTACAACTACTTGAAGGTTAAAGAACAACGTGCATCTCAGCTTCCTGAAGCTATTCCTGAAAGAATGACGAAG GATTGGAAGTTGGAAAAAAAGTCATCTGATATATACTCACCCAGTAACAGCGGTGATAATGGAGTAGGTAATGGAGTTGGTCTGTCATCTGATATAAAAGTTGATGAAGAAGCACCTCTAATACCATCAAGGCTGTCGCATATAGGACGCTCACAGCTTGGCAATTATTCTTCGTGA
- the LOC136224378 gene encoding pentatricopeptide repeat-containing protein At1g80550, mitochondrial, whose product MVSSIFARRLNPTQSFIPFIARSLSFQHTSDFLSENLTPQPNPQNFDPCTVCETLSCYANDWKSALDFFNWVEIECKFQHTSDTYNRMIDILGKFFEFYLSWDFIQRMTKSHSSIPNHATFRILFKRYASARLIREAVSAYDRLDEFNLKDDTSYCNLIDALCEHKHVIEAQALCFGENMEAKTEMAARNRTKVCNIILRGWFKMGWWTKCREFWEKMDEHGVHKSLHSYSIYMDILCKGGKPWKTVKLYKELKRKGVQLDVVAYNTVVHAIGLAEGVDSAVGVYREMADLGCMPNVVTYNTIIKLLCQNYRVMEAYKVLDEMHKKDIVPNVMTYHCFFGCLEKPQEILSLFDTMIESGVRPRMDTYVMLMRKFGRWGFLRPVLLVWEKMGEHGCSPNESAYNALIDVLIQKDMLDLARKYDEEMLAKGLSPKLRKELRTGVVKEV is encoded by the coding sequence ATGGTTTCTTCAATCTTTGCTCGACGCTTGAATCCCACTCAAAGTTTCATCCCTTTCATTGCTCGCTCTCTCTCGTTCCAACACACCTCAGATTTCCTCTCAGAAAATCTAACTCCTCAGCCAAATCCACAAAATTTCGACCCTTGCACAGTCTGCGAAACCCTCTCATGCTACGCCAACGACTGGAAATCCGCCCTTGATTTCTTCAACTGGGTCGAAATTGAATGCAAATTCCAGCACACTTCAGATACATACAATCgcatgattgatattttgggTAAGTTCTTCGAATTTTATCTTTCCTGGGACTTTATTCAGagaatgacaaaatcacattctTCAATTCCCAATCATGCCACATTTCGTATATTGTTTAAGCGGTATGCATCTGCCCGTCTCATTAGAGAAGCAGTATCTGCTTACGATCGTTTAGATGAATTCAATTTAAAAGATGATACTTCTTATTGTAATCTTATTGATGCTCTTTGTGAGCACAAACACGTAATAGAGGCACAAGCATTGTGTTTTGGGGAGAACATGGAAGCCAAAACCGAAATGGCTGCAAGGAATAGAACTAAAGTTTGTAATATAATTTTGCGTGGTTGGTTTAAGATGGGATGGTGGACGAAGTGCAGGGAGTTTTGGGAGAAGATGGATGAACATGGAGTGCATAAAAGTTTGCAttcttattcaatatatatgGATATACTGTGTAAAGGTGGGAAGCCATGGAAAACAGTGAAATTGTACAAGGAGTTGAAAAGAAAAGGTGTACAATTGGATGTTGTAGCATATAATACCGTTGTTCATGCTATTGGTTTAGCAGAGGGTGTGGATTCTGCAGTTGGAGTGTATAGGGAAATGGCAGACTTGGGTTGTATGCCCAATGTAGTGACTTATAACACTATTATAAAGCTTTTGTGCCAAAATTACAGAGTGATGGAAGCATATAAGGTGCTTGATGAAATGCATAAGAAGGATATAGTACCTAATGTGATGACATATCATTGCTTCTTTGGGTGCCTTGAGAAGCCACAGGAGATCCTTTCGCTGTTTGACACGATGATTGAGAGTGGGGTTAGGCCGAGGATGGACACCTATGTGATGCTTATGAGGAAGTTTGGCAGATGGGGTTTTCTTCGACCGGTTCTTTTAGTTTGGGAGAAGATGGGAGAACATGGATGTAGTCCAAACGAATCTGCATACAATGCGCTAATTGATGTTTTAATCCAGAAGGACATGTTGGATTTGGCTAGGAAGTATGATGAGGAGATGCTTGCCAAAGGGCTTTCACCAAAGCTAAGGAAAGAGTTGAGAACAGGTGTGGTAAAGGAAGTATAA